A stretch of the Vigna radiata var. radiata cultivar VC1973A chromosome 9, Vradiata_ver6, whole genome shotgun sequence genome encodes the following:
- the LOC106772988 gene encoding uncharacterized protein LOC106772988, with the protein MRDDHAAMSVKKSVSLNGGSAIANLKGKKSSKRRRFDRPLSSVELSMEPGKQLKDMDSNKLKADIKKWAKAVVAYARQISGSFGKTRG; encoded by the exons ATGCGTGACGATCACG CAGCCATGTCTGTGAAGAAATCTGTGTCTCTGAATGGTGGCAGTGCCATTGCCAACCTTAAGGGCAAGAAATCTTCAAAACGTAGGCGTTTTGATCGTCCTTTGTCCTCGGTTGAATTGTCTATGGAACCAGGGAAGCAGCTGAAGGACATGGATTCCAACAAGTTGAAGGCTGATATCAAGAAGTGGGCTAAGGCTGTTGTTGCTTATGCACGCCAAATCAGTGGCAGTTTTGGAAAGACTCGTGGCTAA
- the LOC106772987 gene encoding anoctamin-like protein At1g73020, which yields MNEHENEERVFEMGVVIPRRVIQEKDESCDCVHVLVKEFEKVGFEVERVIGIADEFIKLAAPLETLGRAAAELQIKKRTLIGMDLLFEVEEVEAFVKQPDGSIFSWCERFQCYCHLIYGIVNNSKSAKVLKFDGKEVNWKIGENLILKLESENIVKQVFPLHDEKKRKKLLKSWALHWCHFTNQPIDEIYTYFGAKIAIYFAFLGMYTRWLLFPAAFGLTLQLIDFGSLKLVVLPVFFVMVILWAIMFSQFWKRKNSALLARWPISSVDITDGGYKITGRKESSWQPPMELMKVLESDRIKEKEAFQKSEWLGRFMRFRNDAFIIFSIICLQLPFELAYAHLYEILDSDIIKFVLTAVYLFAIQYITKMGGKVSVKLIMKENNENTEKRADSLVYKVFGLYFMQTYIGIFYHALLHRNFSTLRQVLIQRLLLSEVLENLLENSLPYLKYTYKKYRVRHKKRAKGEAREKIQFTSRVEKEYLKPPYSASIGEDLEDGLFDDFLELALQFGMILMFACAFPPAFVFAAVNNIMEIRTDALKLLAILRRPVPRAAATVGAWLNIFQFLILMSICTNCALLAWLYDEKGKWKIEPGLAAILIMEHVLLLIKFGFSRFVPEEPAWVRATRAKRNTQAQDMCSKKLLRTISGVDKNFGEKKLN from the exons ATGAACGAGCATGAAAATGAAGAACGTGTTTTTGAGATGGGGGTGGTGATTCCTAGGAGAGTGATTCAGGAGAAAGACGAATCATGTGACTGTGTACACGTCCTTGTAAAGGAGTTTGAGAAGGTGGGGTTTGAAGTTGAGAGAGTTATTGGCATTGCAGATGAGTTCATCAAG TTGGCTGCACCTTTGGAAACATTGGGAAGGGCTGCAGCTGAACTGCAAATCAAGAAACGGACTCTTATTG GTATGGATTTGCTATTTGAGGTGGAGGAGGTCGAAGCTTTTGTGAAACAACCGGATGGTTCCATTTTCAGTTGGTGTGAGCGTTTTCAGTGCTACTGTCACTTAATATATGGAATA GTAAACAACAGCAAGTCCGCCAAAGTCCTTAAATTTGATGGAAAAGAAGTCAATTGGAAAATTGGGGAGAATCTGATTCTGAAATTGGAATCAGAGAACATTGTTAAGCAAGTCTTTCCTTTGCATG atgaaaaaaagagaaagaagctTCTCAAGAGTTGGGCACTTCATTGGTGCCACTTCACAAATCAGCCTATAGATGAGATTTATACATATTTTGGGGCAAAG ATTGCAATATACTTTGCTTTTCTTGGAATGTACACACGGTGGCTGCTCTTTCCTGCTGCATTTGGGCTTACTTTGCAATTGATAGATTTTGG GTCATTGAAATTGGTGGTGCTCCCTGTCTTCTTTGTCATGGTGATACTTTGGGCTATAATGTTTTCTCAGTTCTGGAAGCGTAAAAACTCTGCACTTTTAGCTAG ATGGCCTATTAGTTCTGTAGATATAACTGACGGAGGATACAAGATCACTGGCAGAAAGGAAAGCTCCTGGCAGCCCCCAATGGAACTCATGAAAGTACTTGAGTCTGATAGAATTAAAGAGAAGGAAGCATTCCAAAAATCTGAGTGGCTTGGGCGTTTCATGCGATTTAGAAATGATGCTTTTATTATCTTCAGCATCATATGCCTCCAGTTACCATTTGAGTTGGCATATGCCCATCTTTATGAAATTCTTGATTCTGATATAATTAA GTTTGTGCTCACTGCTGTTTACCTATTCGCCATTCAGTATATTACCAAGATGGGTGGCAAGGTGTCTGTCAAACTTATCatgaaagaaaacaatgaaaacacAGAAAAACGAGCTGATAGCTTGGTCTACAAG GTCTTTGGTCTGTACTTTATGCAAACATACATTGGAATCTTTTATCATGCCCTGTTGCATCGCAATTTTTCAACTCTTCGTCAAGTGTTAATTCAGCGGCTTCTTCTGTCCGAG GTGTTGGAAAATTTACTGGAAAATTCATTGCCTTATCTCAAGTATACCTATAAAAAGTACAGGGTTCG ACATAAGAAGAGAGCGAAAGGAGAAGCAAGAGAAAAAATCCAATTTACTTCTAGAGTAGAGAAAGAATACCTTAAGCCCCCTTACTCTGCTAGCATTGGAGAGGATCTTGAAGATGGATTGTTTGATG ATTTCTTAGAATTGGCATTGCAGTTTGGCATGATTTTGATGTTTGCTTGTGCATTTCCACCGGCATTTGTTTTTGCTGCTGTG AACAATATTATGGAAATAAGGACAGATGCTTTGAAGCTGCTAGCCATTTTGAGGCGTCCTGTTCCTCGGGCTGCTGCAACAGTAGGAGCATGGCTTAACATATTTCag TTTCTCATATTGATGTCTATATGCACCAACTGTGCCCTTTTAGCGTGGCTATATGATGAGAAAGGGAAATGGAAAATAGAGCCTGGACTTGCAGCAATTTTAATCATGGAGCATGTTCTCTTGTTGATTAAGTTTGGTTTCTCTCGATTCGTTCCTGAG GAACCTGCTTGGGTAAGAGCGACCCGTGCAAAACGCAACACACAGGCACAGGATATGTGTTCTAAGAAGCTTTTAAGGACTATTTCTGGAGTGGACAAGAATTTTGGAGAGAAGAAATTGAACTGA
- the LOC106773004 gene encoding 60S ribosomal protein L28-2, which produces MATVPGQLVWEIVKKNNSFLVKQFGRGTQSVEFSRESNNLYNLNSYKFSGLANKKTVTIQPVGKDLSVLLATTKTKKQNKPASLLHKSVMKKEFRRMAKAVENQVADNYYRPDLKKAALARLSAVNRSLKVAKSGVKKRNRQAVKVSGRK; this is translated from the exons ATGGCGACTGTTCCAGGGCAACTCGTGTGGGAGATCGTGAAGAAGAACAACTCCTTCTTAGTGAAACAGTTCGGAAGAGGGACTCAGAGCGTCGAATTCAGCAGAGAGTCCAACAATCTCTACAACCTCAATTCGTACAAATTCTCTG GTTTGGCAAACAAGAAAACTGTTACCATTCAGCCTGTTGGTAAGGATCTATCTGTTTTGTTGGCTACAACTAAGACAAAGAAGCAGAACAAGCCTGCTTCATTGCTCCACAAATCTGTGATGAAGAAGGAGTTCCGTAGGATGGCAAAAGCCGTTGAAAATCAg GTTGCGGATAATTACTACAGGCCTGATCTTAAGAAGGCCGCCCTTGCAAGGTTGAGTGCTGTTAACAGAAGCCTCAAAGTTGCCAAGTCTGGTGTGAAGAAGAGGAACAGACAGGCCGTGAAGGTCTCTGGTAGGAAGTGA